TTCGAAGTCATGTTGGCGGCCGAACGGTCGCCGCAAACACGTTACCACAACATCATTGGAGTCTTGAAAGATCCGCCGTTGATCGTGGGATCCAAACACAAAGGCGACGGCGTCGTGGAATACGCCAGTGCCACGATGAACGATGTTGAAAGTGAGTTGGTGGTGGATGCCGATCACGTTTCATTGCACATGACCGGACAAGCCATTTTCGAAGTCCGCCGAATCTTATTGAAGCACCTGCAAGAATTTGATGCCAAGAACCGGGTTGCCCTACAAACCGAAAGTGGTCCAGGTTCAAACACCGAACCCGCACACTTGGCAACGCCGATCCGCCAAGCCAGCGATATTTCCGCCGCAACGGCAACGCGGTGAACGTTGACACGTCGTCAATCCGGGCAGCCCGCCGAAAAACCTAACGCCGCGAGGCGTCCGGTTGAACGCTAGCGGATCGTTCCAAATCCTGCCAAAGGTCCGGCCGATTGGCTGATGCCAGCGGTCGGGGAAATCTTGCCGGCATGCGGCATCGCGGCCAGCCGATTGGTCGGTTCCGCACCACGACGCCCGGGCATCGAAACGCGGCCGGAGACGATTTTGCCGTCGCGGCTGGTTTCGCATCGCAACTTTCCGGCGATGGATCGACGTGCCTTCGGATACGCATCGACGTCTTCGGCCCCCGACACGACGTCCAACTTCCCACCATCGTCCGCTTGTCGCTGTTGGTCCTTTTCCGCCAACTCGCCGCGAACCACACGGACATCTTTGGGGGCGTCGATGCCGATGCGAACGCTGTTTCCTTTGACACGCACCAGGGTAATCGTGATGCCGTCGCCGATAACGATTTGTTCTTTGGCTTTACGAGTCAAAACTAACATGGCAGTTTCCTTTGCCCTCAGGCGTTGTGATGGTTGATCCTTTTCCTTCCCGACGTTGCTTGATACTCGTCGGTACGGTGCAGCGGTAATGCAGACGGTGTGCCATTTTGCAGGCCGTCATCTCAATGAATCTTCGTAAACCCTATGCAGTTCTTGGTTTACAAATCCCAAAATAGTGTCTGACCCGATTCGCATTTCGAACCACGAGAGAAAAACTTACCTCCGCTTTGCAAATTCTTTCCCCTTCACCAACGCCGGCACTTCCGGGTGGCTTTGAGAACGTCGTGAATCCCTGTGTTCACAGTTACGAATCAGGCTCTGAACCTGTTTGGACGAATTCGCAAAGGAGTTGCCACTTTCCTGGAATGGGAACGCCCCTGCCATCTCTAGCCCCCGCCATGACGAAGGCACGTTCTTGCTAGCCCCCTATTGCTAGCAAACACCTGGTGGTTCGGTCGTCGGTGATGCTGGTTTCCTCCCCTTCTCGTGCTTTGCGAGAAATGCTGTGGACCGACGGGTAGCCTGATTGGCCACGATCCGGATGCAATGCCTGAATGCACGATCGACGACCACCGGGGAATCCTGCCGATGTTGATGATGGCTTGATTTTTAAAGGCAACCTGGACTCCCGGTTGCCCTCGATTCGGCTCCAGAGATGTCCGACAAAACCGAGCGGGTCAACACAAGGCCCACTCGACACGGACCATCCGCCACCCGAGCAGACTGCCAACTGAAGTCGCGAAGAAATTCGATTCGTTGGCCGCGTGGACAAAGAATCGAACATCCGGAATCAGGATGGGAAATCGATGGAGCGCCATTTGACGGACACGCCCGCGATCACCGTCCAATATCCTGAACACTGGTTGCAAACAAATCCTCAATCACGTCTTGGCGCAAACTGTAAATCAGGAATCGTTCGTTTGTCACTTCTAGTTTGCTAATCTTCGAAACGAGATCGGGAGCAATAGACAGACTTTCCCATTCGGCGGAATTACGTAGAACGACGAGGTCCGTTCTTTGCTGTCGAAAAAATCTGATCGTTTCGGCGGTGCCCTCAAACCGGGACTTCAAAGCAGGCATTGAATAACACTGGCCAAGTTGCCGATGTCGATCCGACCCGGCGAATGGATAGCTACGTTGCCCCGTCACCAATATCGACGGCCGATGAAGCTCCTTGCGTTGTTCAAGCATTTTCAACGCGGGCAAGGCATCCATTCCCAAAAACCTCCCATAAAATGTATCGAACCCCTGATGCCAGATCGCCGAACGCACACCAACCGCAACGCAGACCGCCACGATGCCCCCGGCGACGAGGAACCTTGGGCACGAAAAACCGAATCTTCCCCGATGCCAGAAGAGAGACACCACTACCAAACCCAAAAAGAAAACAGTCGCAATCCCCCATGTTGCGATCCCATGTTTTTGAATCGCTGGGT
The Crateriforma spongiae DNA segment above includes these coding regions:
- the csrA gene encoding carbon storage regulator CsrA; this translates as MLVLTRKAKEQIVIGDGITITLVRVKGNSVRIGIDAPKDVRVVRGELAEKDQQRQADDGGKLDVVSGAEDVDAYPKARRSIAGKLRCETSRDGKIVSGRVSMPGRRGAEPTNRLAAMPHAGKISPTAGISQSAGPLAGFGTIR